TGGCGTCGTCGTTGTTTGTGTGTTTTGTTTGCCCCCCGCCCCCCCCGTATTTTTCTTCCCTCGGGGGGGGGGGGGGGGGCCCCCCCGCAGCACCGAAGCGAAGCGCAGCCCGTAGCACGCCGACCTTGCTCACACAAGCGCAAGCGAAGTGTGGGCAAGGGCACGCCCAAAAAAATATCACCAACATAAAAACAAACCAAGCTTTTGTACAAAAAGCAGAGGGAGTTTGAATGGCGCTTTCCCTCTGCTTATGAACTGTATTTGAAAAAGATACACTCACACAGGAATGCCTTTTAGCATTTTATTCCAATACAAGTATGGCAATATGTGTTTTTTGAGTATCCATAATCGCCAATGGGGCTTGTATGACTTACTAATAAGCATCATTTTGAGTTTAGGGTCAGGTGTGAATTCATTTTTGTAATTGAATTCAGCTAGTACCATTTCACCATAGCCTGTGGTCAAAGGACAAGAGGAGTAGCCTTCATAGCCAAAGTTTTGAACGGGCTTACCTTCTAAGAAAGAAATAATGTTGTCTACTACCACAGGGACTTGCTTACGTATAGCTGCACCTGTTTTTGCAGTAGGTAGAGCCGCTGCATCGCCCAAACTGAATACATTAGGATAGCGGTTATGTTGTAAGCTATTGATGTTTACATCAACCCAGCCTTGTGCGTTGGTCAAGCCCGATTCTTTAACAAACTTATGAGTAGTTTGAGGGGGCGCTAAATGCAAAAAGTCAAAAGGTACTTCAATCGTATCTTGGTCTAACTTATTTACTTTGAATACAGGTGGATTTTCATCTACATACTTGTTAGGTGTAGCCAACACATTTTTGAAAGTAACTGTTTTTCGAGTACTGTCTATTTTGATTGGCGCCAATCCTAGTTTGAGATGTATCTTGTACTCTTCAACTTTTTTCAATAAGCTCTCCGCTATGATTTTAACTCCGAATATAACCGAACCTGGCATTACAAGCATAATGTTGTGGGGTTGAGCTAGTTTCTTTCTGCGCAGATAGTCTGCAGACAAATAGGCTGCTTTTTGAGGTGCTCCCCCACATTTAATAGGTGTGTTCGATTGGGTAAATATCAGGTTACCCCCTTGAAATTTCTGAAGCAGTTCCCATGTTTTATTCGGATCAACATAGTTGCTACATACTATACCTTTGTCCAAAGCCTCTTGCAAACCTTCTATCAAGCTGTTGTCAAATATTACGCCTGTGGCAACAAC
This portion of the Bacteroidia bacterium genome encodes:
- a CDS encoding NAD(P)/FAD-dependent oxidoreductase; its protein translation is MEAKRHQVVILGGGTAGIMLAATLKRTKADLDIAIVEPSEKHYYQPAYTLVGAGTYKLEKCVRDEADYIPKGTTWIKDFAEHISPDNNEVILRKQGKIKYDVLVVATGVIFDNSLIEGLQEALDKGIVCSNYVDPNKTWELLQKFQGGNLIFTQSNTPIKCGGAPQKAAYLSADYLRRKKLAQPHNIMLVMPGSVIFGVKIIAESLLKKVEEYKIHLKLGLAPIKIDSTRKTVTFKNVLATPNKYVDENPPVFKVNKLDQDTIEVPFDFLHLAPPQTTHKFVKESGLTNAQGWVDVNINSLQHNRYPNVFSLGDAAALPTAKTGAAIRKQVPVVVDNIISFLEGKPVQNFGYEGYSSCPLTTGYGEMVLAEFNYKNEFTPDPKLKMMLISKSYKPHWRLWILKKHILPYLYWNKMLKGIPV